In Methanomassiliicoccales archaeon, one genomic interval encodes:
- a CDS encoding metallophosphoesterase, whose translation MAGEERLDISPVPGRPVLDISGSKRLICAGDLHIGLENEMKVNGVVIPSQTFRMEQELVSLAEGHDGLVLLGDIKHRVPGSSKQEYQEIPRFFTELKKVYGEVHIVRGNHDTNIEAMLPEGIIIHPATGFVMDDIGFVHGHTWPSPEVMSRKVLVMAHNHPAVIFEDNLHHNQIERCWVRCRFRESASQRYLELPEEVIIVPALNRNLGGSPINFEEPRLLGPFFSQDLIDLDEARVYLMDGVFLGNVGSLKVKRRRHFRIRPDEQ comes from the coding sequence ATGGCTGGTGAGGAGCGATTGGACATCTCGCCAGTTCCCGGACGGCCGGTACTGGACATATCGGGATCAAAAAGGCTGATCTGCGCCGGGGACCTGCACATCGGGCTCGAGAACGAGATGAAGGTGAACGGGGTCGTGATCCCAAGCCAGACGTTCCGGATGGAGCAGGAGCTGGTCTCCCTGGCGGAAGGTCACGACGGCCTTGTGCTGCTGGGCGACATCAAGCATCGGGTCCCTGGTTCCTCCAAACAGGAATACCAGGAGATACCCCGTTTCTTCACCGAGCTGAAGAAGGTCTACGGTGAAGTTCATATCGTCCGGGGAAACCACGACACGAACATCGAGGCGATGCTTCCAGAAGGAATAATCATCCATCCAGCCACCGGTTTCGTCATGGACGACATCGGGTTCGTGCACGGACATACCTGGCCTTCCCCAGAGGTCATGTCCAGAAAGGTGCTGGTCATGGCCCACAACCATCCCGCGGTCATCTTCGAGGACAACCTGCACCACAACCAGATCGAGCGTTGCTGGGTCCGCTGCCGTTTCCGGGAATCGGCCAGTCAAAGGTATCTCGAGCTTCCCGAGGAGGTCATAATCGTGCCGGCCCTGAACCGTAACCTGGGGGGTTCACCGATCAACTTCGAGGAGCCGAGGCTGCTGGGTCCGTTCTTCTCCCAGGACCTGATCGACCTGGACGAGGCCCGCGTCTATCTCATGGACGGCGTCTTTCTGGGCAACGTGGGAAGCCTCAAGGTGAAAAGGCGGCGCCACTTCAGGATCCGTCCGGACGAACAATGA
- a CDS encoding Ni/Fe hydrogenase subunit alpha, giving the protein MSPILSDPHTKATSKRITIDPITRLEGHGKIEIFLNDEGNVANAYWQVPELRGFEKFCIGRSVDELNKITARLCGVCPGAHHLCSTKALDGVYGATPPEAAVKLRELFYAAHYVHSHIAHFYALAAADFVLGPCAPAEKRNILGVVDAVGVAVGAEVIKHRSYAQKIQEMLGGKATHPVCGIPGGMSKSLNEDDRKKIEAMAKSCVEFSKFTMKIFEDVVLKNQDYLNIIVSKDIFYNETYNLGTVDKNDKVNFYDGTQKMIDPNGKEVARYTGKGYLDYIAEHTLPWSYEKFCYFKPVGWKGLVDGIDSGIYRATPLSRFNVSSGYTTPLAQAEYEKMKSTFASLGVKGPIHHTMAMHWARVIELMYASELLLERAQDPQITSKDIRGELHTPDEGVGILEAPRGTLVHHYCADKNGITTQVNLVVGTTNNNAPINLSVRKAATALIKNWEVSNGLLNMVEMAYRAYDPCNSCATHTLPGQMPMKAVIRNPDGSVFREISNY; this is encoded by the coding sequence ATGTCACCGATACTATCTGACCCACACACCAAGGCTACCTCGAAGCGTATCACCATAGACCCGATCACCAGGCTGGAAGGCCACGGCAAGATCGAGATCTTCCTGAACGACGAGGGGAACGTGGCCAACGCCTACTGGCAAGTGCCGGAACTTAGGGGTTTCGAGAAGTTCTGCATCGGCCGGTCGGTCGATGAGCTGAACAAGATCACCGCCAGGCTTTGCGGTGTGTGCCCCGGTGCACACCACCTATGCTCGACCAAGGCCCTAGATGGGGTCTATGGCGCCACCCCGCCAGAGGCGGCAGTGAAGCTCAGGGAGCTGTTCTACGCGGCGCACTACGTGCATAGCCACATAGCGCACTTCTATGCGCTGGCGGCGGCAGACTTCGTCCTCGGGCCATGCGCACCGGCAGAGAAAAGGAACATCCTCGGCGTGGTCGACGCGGTCGGCGTCGCCGTTGGTGCCGAAGTGATCAAGCACCGGTCCTACGCCCAGAAGATCCAGGAGATGCTGGGCGGAAAGGCCACGCACCCGGTCTGCGGCATCCCGGGCGGTATGTCCAAGTCGCTGAACGAGGACGACCGGAAGAAGATCGAGGCCATGGCTAAGTCATGCGTCGAATTCTCGAAGTTCACCATGAAGATCTTCGAGGATGTGGTGCTGAAGAACCAGGACTACCTGAACATCATCGTCAGCAAGGACATCTTCTACAACGAGACCTACAACCTCGGGACCGTCGACAAGAACGATAAGGTCAACTTCTACGATGGAACGCAGAAGATGATCGACCCGAACGGAAAGGAAGTCGCACGTTACACCGGAAAGGGATACCTGGACTACATCGCCGAGCACACCCTGCCCTGGTCATACGAAAAGTTCTGCTACTTCAAGCCGGTCGGATGGAAGGGACTCGTCGACGGAATAGACTCCGGTATCTACCGGGCGACGCCGCTGTCGAGGTTCAACGTCTCGAGCGGATACACCACCCCACTGGCGCAGGCCGAGTATGAGAAGATGAAGAGCACTTTCGCCTCCCTAGGCGTCAAGGGACCGATCCACCACACCATGGCAATGCACTGGGCGCGTGTGATCGAACTGATGTACGCATCGGAACTGCTGCTCGAGAGGGCTCAGGACCCGCAGATCACCAGCAAGGACATCAGAGGCGAGCTGCACACACCCGACGAGGGTGTCGGCATACTCGAGGCCCCGCGTGGAACCCTGGTGCACCACTACTGCGCAGACAAGAACGGCATCACCACCCAGGTCAACCTGGTCGTCGGAACGACCAACAACAACGCGCCGATCAACCTGAGCGTCAGGAAGGCCGCCACCGCGCTGATCAAGAACTGGGAAGTGTCCAACGGTCTGCTGAACATGGTCGAGATGGCCTACCGTGCCTATGACCCGTGCAACTCGTGCGCGACGCACACCCTGCCGGGACAGATGCCGATGAAGGCAGTGATCAGGAACCCAGACGGGTCCGTGTTCAGAGAGATATCGAACTACTAA